A region of Ornithodoros turicata isolate Travis chromosome 5, ASM3712646v1, whole genome shotgun sequence DNA encodes the following proteins:
- the LOC135394371 gene encoding large ribosomal subunit protein uL30-like, which produces MAPTVVDKPEKAKLPEVPETLLKRRKTRAEIKAKQHQNAIKQRKLRRAKRLEIFKRAEQYVKEYRRQERDIIRLKRTARHKGNFYVPAEPKLAVVIRIRGINGVSPKPRKVLQLLRLRQINNATLVKLNKATVNMLRIAEPYISWGYPNLKTVRELVYKRGFGRINGRRVALSDNSVIESKLSKCGIICIEDLIHELYTVGPNFKKANNFLWHFKLNNPRGGWRKKTNHYNEGGDFGNREDLINKLLRKMI; this is translated from the exons AACCCGAGAAAGCGAAACTTCCTGAAGTGCCTGAGACACTTCTGAAGCGGAGAAAGACACGCGCTGAAATCAAAGCCAAGCAGCACCAGAATGCAATTAAACAGAGGAAGCTGCGACGTGCGAAGCGACTGGAGATATTCAAGCGCGCAGAGCAATACGTGAAGGAGTATCGTCGACAGGAGAGGGACATCATTCGGCTCAAAAGAACTGCTCGTCATAAAGGCAACTTCTACGTTCCAGCGGAGCCGAAGCTTGCAGTTGTCATCCGTATTAGAGG CATCAATGGAGTGAGTCCGAAGCCACGCAAGGTGCTCCAGCTGCTCCGCTTGCGCCAGATCAACAATGCCACTCTGGTGAAGTTGAACAAGGCTACAGTCAACATGCTGCGCATTGCAGAACCCTACATCTCGTGGGGCTACCCCAACCTCAAGACCGTTCGGGAGCTGGTGTACAAGCGAGGCTTTGGTCGTATCAATGGTCGCAGGGTGGCCCTCTCTGACAACTCTGTCATCGAGAGCAAGCTCAGCAAATGTGGCATCATCTGTATTGAGGACTTGATCCACGAGCTGTACACAGTGGGGCCAAACTTCAAAAAGGCCAACAACTTCCTCTGGCATTTCAAGCTGAACAATCCCAGGGGAGGTTGGCGCAAGAAGACCAACCACTACAATGAAGGAGGAGACTTTGGCAACCGTGAAGACCTTATCAACAAGCTCCTTCGTAAGATGATTTGA